Proteins encoded within one genomic window of Neoarius graeffei isolate fNeoGra1 chromosome 18, fNeoGra1.pri, whole genome shotgun sequence:
- the fscn1b gene encoding fascin, with protein MASGGLGESTVIQLGLINAEDKYLTAEAFGFKVNACATSMRKKQVWTLEHADQTGESSSVFLRSHLGRYLSADKDGNVTAECERPCQDCRFCVVAHADGRWSLRSEAHGRYLGGAEDRVLCSTTDEKWCVHLATHPQVNLYSVARKRYLHAHPGRGELAADRDAPWGVGSVLTLVYRERRYHLQTADGRFLASTGALVPEPRNDTGFTLEFRAGTVAFRDAAGRYLAPSGPSGAVKAGKSVRVGKDDAFVLERSRGQVVLTASNDRNVSMRQGVDLSANQDEESDQEVFQMEVDQETKRCAFRAYNGKYWSLTPSGAIQCTASEKSASCFFELEWKGAKVTLKANNGKYLAAKKNGQLAASVDSAGEQEEFVLKLINRPLIVLRGEDGFIGCRKQGTGTLDSNRSSYDVFQLEYNNNAYCLKDSTGKYWMVEADGVVVSSNATPVYFLFEFCDYNRVAIKTQQGLYLKGDHAGVLKANAQGIANATLWEY; from the exons ATGGCTTCAGGAGGTTTAGGAGAgagtacagtgatccagctgggcCTGATCAATGCAGAAGACAAGTATTTGACCGCAGAAGCGTTCGGCTTCAAAGTGAACGCGTGCGCCACGTCCATGCGTAAGAAGCAGGTATGGACGCTGGAGCACGCCGACCAGACGGGAGAGTCGAGCTCGGTGTTCCTGCGCAGTCACCTGGGTCGCTACCTGTCTGCCGACAAGGACGGGAACGTGACGGCTGAGTGCGAGCGACCCTGCCAGGACTGCCGCTTCTGCGTGGTGGCGCACGCCGACGGCCGCTGGTCTCTGCGCTCCGAGGCGCACGGCCGCTACCTGGGCGGCGCCGAGGACCGCGTGCTTTGCTCCACGACCGATGAGAAGTGGTGCGTGCATCTGGCCACGCACCCGCAGGTCAACCTGTACAGCGTGGCGCGCAAACGCTACCTTCACGCGCATCCCGGGCGCGGCGAACTCGCAGCGGACCGCGATGCACCATGGGGCGTGGGCTCGGTTCTCACCCTGGTGTACCGAGAGCGCCGCTACCACCTGCAGACCGCCGACGGCCGCTTCCTCGCCAGCACCGGCGCGCTGGTTCCTGAGCCACGGAACGACACTGGATTCACGCTGGAGTTCCGCGCGGGCACCGTGGCGTTCCGGGACGCCGCAGGGAGATACCTGGCGCCCTCCGGTCCGAGCGGCGCGGTCAAAGCCGGTAAAAGCGTCCGTGTTGGGAAAGATGATGCGTTCGTGCTGGAGAGAAGCCGCGGCCAAGTCGTGCTCACCGCCAGCAACGACAGGAACGTGTCCATGCGTCAGG GCGTAGATCTGTCAGCCAATCAGGATGAAGAGTCGGATCAGGAAGTCTTCCAGATGGAGGTGGACCAGGAGACGAAGCGCTGTGCTTTTAGAGCCTACAATGGGAAATACTGGAGTCTCACTCCAAGTGGCGCGATCCAGTGCACTGCGTCTGAAAA ATCAGCCAGCTGCTTCTTTGAGTTGGAGTGGAAAGGAGCGAAGGTCACCCTCAAGGCCAATAACGGCAAGTACTTAGCAGCCAAGAAGAACGGCCAGCTGGCAGCCTCCGTGGActctgcag GTGAACAGGAGGAGTTTGTTTTGAAGCTCATTAATAGGCCGTTAATAGTTCTGCGTGGGGAAGACGGCTTCATCGGTTGCCGTAAGCAAGGCACCGGAACTCTGGACTCCAACCGTTCTTCCTACGACGTCTTCCAGTTAGAATATAACAACAACGCCTACTGTCTCAAAG actCAACAGGAAAATATTGGATGGTGGAGGCCGATGGTGTCGTCGTGAGCAGCAACGCCACTCCGGTCTACTTCCTGTTCGAGTTCTGTGATTATAACAGAGTGGCCATTAAGACACAGCAGGGCCTTTATCTGAAGGGAGACCATGCTGGGGTGTTGAAGGCTAATGCACAGGGTATCGCTAATGCTACACTGTGGGAGTACtga